One Ovis aries strain OAR_USU_Benz2616 breed Rambouillet chromosome 4, ARS-UI_Ramb_v3.0, whole genome shotgun sequence DNA window includes the following coding sequences:
- the HOXA1 gene encoding homeobox protein Hox-A1 isoform X2, with protein sequence MDNARMSSFLEYPILSGGDSGTCSARAYPSDHGITTFQSCAVSANSCGSDDRFLVGRGVQISPPHHHHHHHHPQPTTYQTSGNLGVSYSHSSCGPSYGAQNFGAPYSPYTLNQEAEPPRSLSLPCVRDLFSSTDL encoded by the exons ATGGACAATGCAAGAATGAGCTCCTTCCTGGAATACCCCATCCTCAGCGGTGGCGACTCGGGGACCTGCTCAGCGCGAGCCTACCCCTCCGACCACGGAATTACAACTTTCCAGTCGTGCGCGGTCAGTGCCAACAGCTGTGGCAGCGACGACCGCTTCCTAGTGGGCAGGGGGGTGCAGATCAGcccgccccaccaccaccaccaccatcaccacccccaGCCGACAACCTATCAGACTTCTGGGAACCTGGGAGTGTCCTACTCCCACTCGAGTTGTGGTCCAAGCTACGGCGCGCAGAACTTCGGCGCGCCTTACAGCCCTTACACGTTAAATCAGGAAGCAGAA CCACCAAGAAGCCTGTCGCTCCCCTGCGTCAGAGACCTCTTCTCCAGCACAGACCTTTGA
- the HOXA1 gene encoding homeobox protein Hox-A1 isoform X1, producing the protein MDNARMSSFLEYPILSGGDSGTCSARAYPSDHGITTFQSCAVSANSCGSDDRFLVGRGVQISPPHHHHHHHHPQPTTYQTSGNLGVSYSHSSCGPSYGAQNFGAPYSPYTLNQEAEVSGGYPSCAPAVYSGNLSSPMVQHQHHHQGYAGGAVGSPQYIHHSYGQEHQSLALATYNNSLSPLHASHQEACRSPASETSSPAQTFDWMKVKRNPPKTGKIGEYGYVGQPNAVRTNFTTKQLTELEKEFHFNKYLTRARRVEIAASLQLNETQVKIWFQNRRMKQKKREKEGLLPISPATPTGSEEKAEESSEKSSSSPCVPSPGSSTSDTLPTSH; encoded by the exons ATGGACAATGCAAGAATGAGCTCCTTCCTGGAATACCCCATCCTCAGCGGTGGCGACTCGGGGACCTGCTCAGCGCGAGCCTACCCCTCCGACCACGGAATTACAACTTTCCAGTCGTGCGCGGTCAGTGCCAACAGCTGTGGCAGCGACGACCGCTTCCTAGTGGGCAGGGGGGTGCAGATCAGcccgccccaccaccaccaccaccatcaccacccccaGCCGACAACCTATCAGACTTCTGGGAACCTGGGAGTGTCCTACTCCCACTCGAGTTGTGGTCCAAGCTACGGCGCGCAGAACTTCGGCGCGCCTTACAGCCCTTACACGTTAAATCAGGAAGCAGAAGTAAGTGGTGGGTACCCCTCGTGCGCTCCCGCTGTTTACTCTGGAAACCTCTCATCTCCCATGGTCCAGCATCAGCACCACCACCAGGGTTATGCCGGGGGCGCGGTGGGCTCGCCTCAGTACATTCACCACTCATATGGACAAGAGCACCAGAGCCTGGCCCTGGCCACGTATAATAACTCCTTGTCCCCTCTCCACGCCAGCCACCAAGAAGCCTGTCGCTCCCCTGCGTCAGAGACCTCTTCTCCAGCACAGACCTTTGACTGGATGAAAGTCAAAAGAAACCCTCCCAAAACAG GGAAAATTGGAGAGTATGGCTACGTGGGTCAGCCCAATGCGGTGCGCACCAACTTCACCACTAAGCAGCTCACGGAGCTGGAGAAGGAGTTTCACTTTAACAAGTACCTGACACGCGCCCGCAGGGTGGAAATTGCCGCGTCCCTGCAGCTCAATGAGACCCAGGTGAAGATCTGGTTCCAGAACCGCCGAATGAAGCAGAAGAAACGAGAGAAGGAGGGTCTCTTGCCCATCTCTCCAGCCACTCCGACGGGAAGCGAGGAGAAGGCTGAGGAATCCTCAGAGAAGTCCAGCTCCTCGCCCTGCGTTCCTTCCCCGGGTTCTTCTACCTCAGACACTCTACCTACCTCCCACTGA